A genomic segment from Euwallacea fornicatus isolate EFF26 unplaced genomic scaffold, ASM4011564v1 scaffold_121, whole genome shotgun sequence encodes:
- the LOC136350133 gene encoding uncharacterized protein: MMLLRIYRALIRSKLDYGSIVYASASETNLKSLNTIQNTAMRLALGAIKSSPTDSLAFEAHETPLKLRREPLLLNYFTRKMADQRSPVAQLFNGLQGLETTSKSPSPISHVLARLLKDIDSYPNFNHYVTSTPPWSRIPPDFHLSLHQYSKRDSPAILLIRSFQQIIDSFAPDSILYTDASKSKEGVGWAVTSARDLVASSSLPEMCGIYTGELFAIYRAMKVMNGDNKTFAIYSDSLGALQEIKDPYSSNPLIQNIQDDIHILSTNHCKIHLVWIPSHIGIAGNELADSSAGNAARSRVIEQHFYLPKDVSKHFTVSTEVDHIVTKCPVYSANSTTFQIKDELRKNLHSTVD, translated from the exons ATGATGCTGCTTCGAATTTATAGAGCCCTTATCCGTTCCAAATTGGATTACGGCAGTATAGTATACGCATCCGCTAGcgaaacaaacttaaagtccttaaatacaatacaaaataCTGCAATGAGACTGGCCTTAGGTGCTATCAAATCCAGTCCAACCGATTCACTGGCTTTCGAGGCACATGAGACGCCTCTTAAATTGAGAAGAGAACCACTGTTACTGAATTACTTCACTCGAAAGATGGCAGACCAAAGAAGTCCTGTTGCTCAATTGTTCAACGGCCTGCAGGGCCTGGAAACTACATCGAAATCTCCTTCTCCCATTTCTCACGTCCTAGCAAGATTGCTAAAGGACATCGACTCCTATCCAAACTTCAATCACTATGTGACATCCACACCTCCATGGAGTAGGATACCGCCGGACTTTCACTTATCCCTTCATCAATACAGCAAACGAGACTCGCCAGCTATCCTTCTCATCCGTTCTTTCCAACAAATCATTGACTCATTTGCACCGGACAGTATACTCTACACGGATGCTTCTAAATCTAAGGAGGGCGTGGGATGGGCAGTCACGAGCGCGCGAGACCTGGTGGCAAGCTCTAGTCTTCCGGAAATGTGTGGCATCTATACTGGTGAATTGTTCGCAATCTATAGAGCAATGAAAGTTATGAATGGTGACAACAAAACATTTGCTATCTATTCGGACTCACTAGGTGCATTACAAGAAATCAAGGACCCTTACAGCTCTAATCCACTAATTCAAAACATCCAAGACGACATCCACATCTTATCCACCAACCACTGCAAGATCCACTTGGTATGGATCCCATCACATATCGGAATAGCAGGTAACGAATTAGCGGACTCGAGTGCGGGAAATGCGGCCCGCTCACGGGTCATAGAGCAACATTTTTATCTACCGAAGGATGTAAGCAAACATTTCACAGTATCTACTGAGG TCGACCATATCGTCACAAAGTGTCCAGTGTATAGTGCCAATAGCACCACTTTTCAGATTAAAGATGAACTGCGCAAGAACTTGCACTCCACAGTGGATTAG